One region of Jonesiaceae bacterium BS-20 genomic DNA includes:
- a CDS encoding alkaline phosphatase family protein: MISSELETRLQAYGFISPGYHGHSLGSVLPAAAAALGQPEVLDKVAATTGGSDRARSAAAAFGLGEVDRVCVVLIDGLGLHNLRDNAASAPFLSSLVGDNTSGRTGFPSTTATAMGLFGTGSSPGQTAMVGYSAQDPVSGVVGNFVSWKDLGQPTAIQRHPVIFELLANAGVQVTSVGLERFADSGMTQAALRGATYLRASTLGEHVNAAAAALNTPGLVHLYWGEVDKIGHHHGPTSSQWRRALAHTDYEISRLYQALPPKTALIVTADHGMITTDPKSLIDISSNYALSKGVRSVAGEPRASHIYLNSPGSAIATAKRWNEVLGDRALVLAKEEAIGQGLFGTATKYAKSWIGDLVVAMTGTGTIADTTTAPPASLKLLGVHGSLTPAEVEIPILVVRT, encoded by the coding sequence GTGATTTCAAGTGAACTCGAGACCCGGTTGCAGGCCTACGGGTTTATCTCTCCCGGATATCATGGCCATTCCTTAGGTTCGGTTCTGCCCGCCGCGGCTGCTGCACTTGGCCAACCAGAAGTTTTGGATAAGGTCGCGGCAACAACCGGAGGGTCCGACAGGGCCCGTAGCGCAGCTGCGGCCTTTGGGCTGGGTGAGGTCGACCGGGTATGCGTGGTGTTGATTGACGGCTTAGGCCTGCACAATCTGCGCGATAACGCCGCCTCCGCACCATTTTTGTCGAGCCTGGTGGGGGACAATACGAGCGGTCGCACCGGGTTCCCATCAACGACCGCGACGGCCATGGGCCTGTTTGGGACCGGCTCAAGTCCGGGGCAAACCGCCATGGTGGGTTACAGCGCCCAAGATCCGGTCAGCGGAGTGGTTGGCAACTTTGTGTCCTGGAAAGATCTGGGTCAACCGACCGCGATTCAGCGTCACCCGGTGATCTTTGAGTTGCTGGCAAACGCCGGTGTCCAAGTCACGTCCGTGGGACTCGAGCGTTTCGCCGATTCCGGTATGACGCAGGCGGCCCTACGCGGCGCTACGTACCTACGTGCCTCAACACTGGGGGAGCATGTCAACGCCGCCGCGGCGGCGCTAAACACGCCAGGGTTGGTTCACCTGTACTGGGGCGAGGTTGACAAGATTGGCCACCATCACGGACCAACAAGTTCCCAGTGGCGTAGGGCGCTGGCGCATACGGACTACGAAATTAGCCGGCTGTACCAAGCCTTGCCGCCAAAGACCGCCCTCATTGTCACTGCCGATCACGGAATGATCACCACGGATCCCAAATCCTTGATCGATATTTCTAGTAACTACGCACTGAGCAAGGGCGTGCGGTCCGTCGCTGGGGAGCCACGGGCGAGCCACATCTACCTGAACTCACCTGGATCCGCGATCGCTACCGCAAAACGCTGGAATGAGGTCCTAGGCGATAGAGCGCTTGTTCTAGCTAAGGAGGAGGCAATCGGTCAGGGCCTCTTTGGCACGGCAACCAAGTATGCCAAGAGCTGGATTGGCGACCTCGTAGTCGCAATGACCGGAACCGGAACTATTGCGGATACTACAACCGCACCACCGGCATCGTTAAAGCTCTTAGGCGTGCACGGGTCATTGACCCCGGCTGAAGTCGAGATCCCCATCTTGGTTGTTCGAACTTAG
- the sepH gene encoding septation protein SepH has product MKNEFASDLRFVGLHQDGDHLILATPDGVQHRLPITEMVRAAVRRDRPALEQLKNEAFGFLPPREIQAQIRAGRTAEEVSADADISLAQVRRYEGPVLAERAFVATTARNTKLAKEPGSPTLGEIVTDRLAHRGVDIHTLTWDAYRSEAHGWIVHASFSADDEAKVAKWAFDNVKSTLHALESEARWLSETSLHDEPGTRHLAAVQSAVYDFERDQEPAVLDQPSATDELLEQLDSVRGTRNQLTPPASSTSDEDNQQYARLYALTPTGNAPAEHDVVVDPPSIDTIEVAEPSTQTEEVHVPDSQVEEAPAEETEDDIVSEIFGADRVLPRSGRKSKKQRTRMPSWDEIMFGAKPE; this is encoded by the coding sequence ATGAAGAACGAGTTTGCCTCAGACTTACGGTTTGTGGGTCTGCACCAAGACGGGGATCACCTCATTTTGGCAACCCCTGATGGGGTGCAACACAGGTTACCAATCACAGAGATGGTCCGCGCCGCCGTGCGCCGGGACCGTCCTGCTCTTGAGCAACTCAAGAATGAGGCGTTTGGTTTCTTGCCGCCCCGTGAGATTCAAGCCCAAATTAGGGCGGGCCGCACAGCCGAAGAAGTATCCGCGGATGCAGATATTTCGCTCGCTCAGGTGCGGCGTTATGAAGGCCCCGTTCTCGCTGAACGCGCCTTTGTGGCTACGACCGCCCGCAATACCAAACTTGCCAAGGAGCCCGGCTCCCCCACACTCGGTGAGATCGTAACGGACCGGTTGGCTCACCGCGGCGTAGATATCCATACGCTGACTTGGGACGCGTACCGTTCCGAAGCTCACGGTTGGATCGTTCATGCGAGCTTCAGTGCGGACGACGAGGCAAAGGTAGCTAAGTGGGCCTTTGACAATGTCAAGAGCACCCTGCACGCACTCGAAAGCGAGGCTCGGTGGCTCTCCGAAACGAGTTTGCATGATGAACCAGGGACCCGTCATCTTGCCGCCGTCCAATCGGCCGTATACGACTTTGAGCGCGATCAAGAGCCAGCAGTTCTTGACCAGCCCTCAGCAACGGACGAGCTCCTAGAACAGTTGGATAGTGTTCGGGGCACCCGTAACCAGTTGACGCCTCCGGCCAGTTCTACCTCCGATGAAGACAACCAACAGTACGCCCGCCTCTACGCCCTGACCCCAACGGGCAATGCTCCCGCTGAGCACGACGTGGTAGTCGATCCTCCAAGCATTGACACCATCGAGGTGGCGGAGCCGTCCACCCAGACGGAAGAAGTACACGTTCCAGACAGCCAGGTTGAAGAAGCACCAGCCGAGGAAACTGAGGACGACATCGTGTCTGAAATTTTCGGGGCTGATCGGGTCCTGCCACGTTCCGGGCGCAAGTCCAAGAAACAGCGCACCCGCATGCCTAGCTGGGACGAGATCATGTTTGGCGCCAAGCCCGAATAG
- a CDS encoding GNAT family N-acetyltransferase, which yields MTSQDALHQDSAASFPHHWEADVVLRDGSTAHVRPITPNDRQTLQDFHTGQSQRSTYMRFFAAMERLSDRDLERFTTVDHHNRVALIATATLAGDSAESIIGVARFDRIDEDEAEVAFNISDSAQGRGLGSVLLEHIADAAREVGVRRFTAEVLPQNGKMLSVFREAGYATSQEVDDGIVTVWINLDPTEHSLRVMAQREYRAEAKSMQRLYNPRRILLVGSLTDQPTREELRLAGGALSSGIGVKGEEKLHVLGLNPVIIRDAQNRHGIADNFVHYDNLTRLLAADLTFDLAIVAVSDNAVGPLINVLATVGVQTLVVLSEGFAETGSHGLILQKDMLRGAHSAGMRVVGPASYGVFSNTADVAFNASLTPELPKTGPIGLFTQSAAMAVTLLTTVTRRNLGVSNFLSAGNRADISGNDLLQYWHDDQASTAVGLYLESIGNPRKFSRVARRLSLIKPVVVVSAGQSGQVVPRGHAVRRTQTPRKTLEQMFRQSGVIRADNTHEMVDTLQFFATQPLPQGKRVGILATSEALAAIAAESVRGAGLQTSANIFVLPSTATPEESAAAIATLYAPDACDVVVFAHVPTVGGFNADTITQLVVAAHASGRPTLASVFGLHGLVPELSLETETGTFTVPAYSTPEDAIRTLKKIAWYAKWTRQEQGARVDFQDVDVSAVRKLVADEPAGTASAELTAKILAAYGISVWPAYRVHTVEDAITQAELVGWPVALKSTAESLRHRADLGGVRLNISTPQDMVQNFSNMVSELSQHLGSPQAVADMGFEIQAMAPSGVACVLRSQEDELYGPVVSFGLSGDAVDLLGDVTYGVPPLNTSDVSKMVRSIGAAPRLFGYKGIEAVNTDALEELIGRVSQLADTHPRIRGLELYPVVVSKQGAAVISAHIELQPADRKDGLRRALPN from the coding sequence GTGACCTCACAAGATGCTCTTCATCAGGACTCAGCCGCCTCATTTCCACACCACTGGGAAGCGGATGTGGTGCTGCGTGACGGCTCAACTGCCCACGTTCGCCCCATCACTCCCAACGACCGCCAAACGCTCCAAGACTTTCACACCGGTCAGTCCCAGCGCTCGACCTACATGCGATTCTTTGCGGCGATGGAACGGCTCTCGGACCGGGACCTGGAGCGCTTTACCACGGTCGACCACCATAATCGGGTAGCACTGATCGCGACCGCGACGCTCGCGGGAGACAGCGCGGAGTCGATCATTGGGGTGGCTAGGTTTGACCGAATCGATGAGGATGAGGCTGAGGTCGCGTTCAATATTTCAGATTCTGCGCAGGGCCGCGGTTTGGGTTCGGTGTTGCTCGAACATATTGCCGATGCTGCCCGCGAGGTAGGAGTACGCCGCTTTACCGCCGAGGTCCTGCCCCAGAACGGCAAAATGCTCTCGGTGTTTAGGGAAGCCGGGTACGCCACTTCCCAAGAGGTCGATGACGGCATTGTCACCGTGTGGATCAATCTGGACCCCACCGAACATTCGCTGCGAGTCATGGCCCAGCGGGAGTATCGTGCCGAGGCCAAGTCTATGCAGCGGCTCTACAATCCCCGCAGGATCCTGCTGGTTGGATCCTTGACTGACCAGCCCACACGCGAGGAACTGCGCCTTGCTGGGGGTGCGCTGTCCTCAGGAATTGGGGTCAAGGGTGAAGAGAAACTGCACGTCCTTGGGCTCAACCCGGTCATCATTAGAGACGCCCAAAACCGGCACGGTATAGCGGACAACTTTGTTCACTACGATAATTTGACACGGCTCCTGGCCGCGGACCTCACATTTGACCTCGCGATCGTTGCGGTCAGTGACAACGCCGTGGGCCCACTCATAAACGTGCTTGCGACCGTTGGCGTGCAAACCCTCGTGGTCCTGAGCGAGGGGTTTGCGGAAACGGGTTCACACGGGTTGATCTTACAAAAAGATATGCTCCGGGGCGCTCACTCCGCCGGTATGCGTGTGGTGGGGCCGGCCAGTTACGGGGTATTTTCCAATACCGCGGATGTGGCCTTCAACGCCTCGCTCACCCCGGAACTACCCAAGACCGGTCCGATTGGTCTGTTCACGCAATCGGCCGCGATGGCCGTGACCCTGTTGACTACGGTCACCAGACGCAACCTAGGCGTATCAAACTTCTTGTCGGCCGGAAACCGGGCCGACATTTCTGGCAACGACCTTCTCCAGTATTGGCATGATGACCAAGCAAGCACAGCGGTTGGCCTTTACCTCGAGTCCATTGGAAATCCGCGCAAGTTCTCTAGGGTCGCCCGCCGCCTGAGCCTCATCAAGCCGGTTGTCGTGGTCAGCGCCGGACAATCCGGGCAGGTTGTGCCCCGCGGACACGCGGTGCGACGGACTCAAACGCCACGCAAGACGCTCGAACAAATGTTCCGACAGTCCGGGGTCATCAGGGCTGATAACACTCACGAAATGGTTGACACGCTGCAGTTCTTTGCCACTCAGCCGTTGCCGCAGGGCAAACGCGTGGGAATCTTGGCCACCTCCGAGGCCCTGGCCGCGATCGCCGCTGAGTCTGTGCGCGGTGCTGGCCTGCAGACCTCGGCTAACATTTTTGTGCTGCCCTCGACCGCGACTCCCGAGGAGAGCGCGGCGGCGATCGCCACGTTGTATGCTCCCGATGCCTGCGATGTTGTCGTATTTGCGCACGTGCCGACCGTGGGCGGGTTCAATGCCGACACCATCACCCAGTTGGTTGTGGCCGCTCATGCCAGTGGCCGGCCCACTTTGGCCAGTGTTTTTGGCCTGCACGGGCTCGTTCCCGAGCTGAGTTTGGAAACGGAAACCGGCACGTTCACGGTTCCTGCTTATTCAACGCCAGAGGACGCGATCAGAACGCTGAAGAAGATTGCTTGGTACGCCAAGTGGACGCGCCAGGAGCAAGGTGCGCGGGTAGATTTCCAAGATGTCGATGTGTCTGCGGTCCGCAAGCTGGTGGCCGATGAACCGGCGGGAACCGCATCTGCCGAGCTCACCGCGAAGATTCTTGCGGCTTATGGGATCTCCGTATGGCCCGCGTACCGGGTCCACACGGTCGAAGACGCGATCACCCAGGCCGAACTCGTGGGCTGGCCCGTTGCGCTCAAGAGTACGGCCGAGTCGTTACGGCACCGGGCGGACCTGGGAGGGGTGCGGCTCAACATTTCCACCCCACAGGACATGGTCCAGAACTTCTCCAATATGGTCTCTGAGCTCTCACAGCATCTGGGTTCACCGCAGGCAGTTGCCGACATGGGGTTCGAGATCCAAGCGATGGCTCCGTCCGGGGTAGCGTGTGTGCTGCGATCCCAAGAAGACGAGCTCTATGGCCCGGTTGTCTCTTTTGGGCTCTCGGGTGACGCCGTTGACCTGCTCGGCGATGTCACCTACGGGGTACCGCCACTCAATACCTCGGACGTGTCAAAGATGGTCCGATCGATTGGGGCAGCGCCACGGTTATTTGGGTACAAGGGAATTGAAGCGGTCAACACGGATGCCTTGGAAGAACTGATTGGTCGGGTATCCCAATTGGCCGACACCCACCCGCGGATTCGGGGACTCGAGCTGTATCCCGTGGTGGTCTCGAAGCAAGGGGCGGCGGTCATTAGTGCGCACATTGAACTCCAACCGGCAGACCGTAAGGATGGGCTGCGCAGGGCATTGCCCAACTAG
- a CDS encoding DNA topoisomerase (ATP-hydrolyzing), which produces MARKAKSTETPLEDFTEHIIDIDVTTEMETSFLEYAYSVIYARALPDARDGLKPVQRRILYQMADMGLRPERGYVKSSRVVGEVMGKLHPHGDTAIYDALVRLAQPFSLRLPMVDGHGNFGSLDDGPAAPRYTEARLATSAMAMTVDLDQDVVDFVPNYDNRLTQPEVLPAAIPNLLVNGASGIAVGMATNLAPHNLIEVIAAARHLLKHPKATLDELMRFVPGPDLPTGGRIVGLEGIRDAYRSGRGSFRTRATTRIENVTPRRKGIIVTELPYLVGPEKVIEKIKEGVQNKKLSGISNVMDLTDRKHGLRIVIEIKTGFNPEAVLEALHRFTPMEDSFGINNVALVDGQPSTMGLKEMLTVWVDHRLDVVLRRTKYRLLKRRERQHLVEGLLRAIVDIDEVIEVIRSSDDSETARTRLMKIFDLSQIQAEYILELRLRRLTKFSRLELDKENQELTAEIAELVAILEEDKKLRALVGQEMADVAKVYGTPRRTILLETPGADPVTGQVPAPADRRRGAVTPLEIPDSPCWAMLSATGLVARTSDDLEPARVDGRKDQDVLRSVVKTSARAEIGLITSTGRLVKISMLNLPALPPTQDAPSLVGGIEIHEIAELEPHETVLALVSLAEDAPTLALGTKLGVVKRVNKADVAKTEDWEVISLKEGDEVVGAAPVSDDGQLVFLTSEALLLHFPAALVRPQGRAAGGMAGIKLGAGQQVRFFGVVQDLETATVVTIAGHSAALPGTEAGSGKVTPLTAFPAKGRATAGVRAQRFLKGEDTLTLGWAGLTPAHACTVDGHAIDLPEVDPRRDGSGVPLPAPVFAIG; this is translated from the coding sequence ATGGCTCGTAAGGCGAAAAGCACAGAAACCCCCCTCGAGGATTTCACCGAGCACATCATTGATATCGACGTCACCACGGAGATGGAAACCTCATTTCTGGAGTACGCCTATTCGGTTATTTATGCTCGCGCGCTTCCGGATGCCCGCGATGGTTTGAAGCCGGTGCAACGCCGCATCCTGTATCAAATGGCTGATATGGGCTTGCGCCCGGAGCGTGGTTACGTCAAGAGTTCGCGCGTTGTCGGTGAAGTCATGGGTAAGTTGCACCCGCACGGTGACACCGCGATTTACGATGCCTTAGTACGGTTGGCACAGCCATTCTCGTTGCGTTTGCCGATGGTCGACGGCCACGGAAACTTTGGTTCTCTAGATGATGGCCCCGCTGCCCCACGTTATACCGAGGCCCGGTTAGCCACCTCTGCGATGGCAATGACCGTGGACTTAGACCAGGACGTGGTTGATTTTGTTCCCAACTACGACAACCGGTTAACTCAGCCGGAGGTGCTACCCGCGGCCATCCCGAACTTGTTGGTGAACGGAGCTTCCGGTATTGCGGTGGGTATGGCCACCAACTTGGCTCCGCATAACCTCATCGAGGTGATTGCGGCCGCCCGTCACCTGCTCAAACATCCCAAAGCCACCCTTGACGAGCTCATGCGTTTTGTACCGGGGCCGGACCTGCCTACCGGTGGTCGAATTGTGGGCCTCGAGGGTATTCGTGATGCTTACCGCAGCGGCCGCGGCTCCTTTAGAACCCGCGCCACCACGCGGATCGAGAATGTCACTCCCCGCCGCAAGGGCATTATTGTCACCGAGTTGCCCTACCTCGTGGGACCAGAAAAGGTCATTGAGAAGATCAAGGAGGGCGTCCAGAATAAGAAGCTCTCCGGTATTTCCAATGTCATGGATCTCACCGATCGCAAGCACGGCCTGCGGATTGTGATCGAGATCAAGACCGGCTTTAACCCGGAGGCCGTCCTTGAGGCCTTGCACCGGTTCACCCCCATGGAAGACTCCTTTGGCATTAACAATGTCGCCCTAGTCGATGGTCAGCCCTCGACCATGGGGCTTAAGGAGATGTTGACCGTTTGGGTCGATCACCGCCTCGATGTTGTCTTGCGCCGTACCAAGTACCGGCTGCTCAAGCGCCGTGAGCGCCAACACTTGGTTGAGGGACTGCTGCGGGCGATCGTCGATATAGACGAGGTCATTGAGGTGATCCGTTCTTCAGACGACAGTGAGACCGCACGCACGCGGCTCATGAAAATTTTTGACCTGTCTCAGATTCAGGCCGAGTACATCTTGGAACTGCGCCTACGCCGCCTGACAAAGTTCTCACGGCTGGAATTAGACAAGGAAAACCAGGAACTCACGGCAGAAATTGCCGAGCTGGTAGCGATCCTCGAAGAGGACAAAAAGCTACGTGCCCTGGTTGGTCAAGAAATGGCCGATGTAGCCAAGGTCTACGGAACACCGCGCCGCACGATTCTGCTCGAGACCCCCGGGGCTGACCCTGTCACCGGTCAGGTACCCGCTCCGGCGGACCGCCGTCGTGGTGCCGTCACGCCGCTTGAGATTCCAGACTCGCCATGCTGGGCCATGTTGTCCGCAACGGGCTTGGTGGCCCGCACTTCCGATGATCTTGAGCCCGCCCGTGTTGACGGACGCAAGGATCAAGACGTCTTGCGAAGCGTAGTGAAGACCAGTGCCCGAGCCGAGATCGGGTTGATCACCTCGACCGGTCGATTGGTCAAGATCTCGATGCTCAACCTACCCGCACTGCCTCCGACGCAAGATGCACCTTCACTTGTTGGCGGAATCGAAATCCATGAAATTGCGGAACTGGAGCCACACGAAACAGTCTTGGCTTTGGTCAGTTTGGCCGAGGACGCCCCCACGCTCGCGCTGGGTACCAAGCTTGGTGTGGTCAAGCGCGTTAACAAGGCCGACGTTGCCAAGACCGAAGATTGGGAGGTCATCTCCCTTAAGGAGGGCGATGAGGTTGTTGGAGCGGCTCCCGTTTCCGATGACGGCCAACTCGTATTTCTGACCTCTGAGGCCTTGCTGTTGCACTTCCCTGCCGCGCTAGTGCGGCCACAGGGCCGGGCAGCCGGGGGCATGGCCGGGATCAAACTCGGTGCCGGGCAGCAGGTGCGCTTCTTTGGTGTCGTTCAAGACCTTGAGACCGCAACCGTTGTCACGATTGCCGGGCACTCCGCTGCCCTGCCAGGAACCGAGGCTGGATCTGGCAAGGTCACTCCCCTTACGGCGTTCCCCGCTAAGGGCCGGGCAACGGCTGGGGTGCGCGCCCAACGGTTCTTGAAGGGTGAAGATACCTTGACGTTGGGCTGGGCCGGGCTGACCCCCGCGCACGCCTGCACGGTTGATGGTCACGCCATCGACCTACCGGAAGTTGATCCGCGCCGTGACGGTTCCGGAGTTCCGCTGCCGGCCCCGGTCTTCGCTATTGGGTAG
- a CDS encoding inositol monophosphatase family protein, protein MTHVDIPQSAEIHRLMELAQNLAHHGRDLILSRKPPKVEVLVTKSTATDVVTQMDKDVELLIRQHLMMQRPNDGFLGEEFDSIEPTNGSQLTWVVDPIDGTVNYLYGLDGYSVSVAVVAGTPDSESWTQVAGCVVRVSDGMTWWAGKGHGAWRDGHPIRCNEPQGLGKSLVGTGFGYDAALRAQQAQVLTKVLPAVRDIRRIGSAAVDLCSIADGSLDLFYERGLSAWDMAAGTLIAAEAGAAVMGLRQDRPNKLMTIVGPEPSARALREILVSQNADSELES, encoded by the coding sequence ATGACGCATGTAGATATACCGCAGTCCGCTGAGATTCACCGGCTCATGGAATTAGCCCAAAACCTTGCTCACCATGGCCGAGATCTTATTTTATCTCGAAAACCACCCAAGGTTGAGGTCTTGGTCACCAAGTCAACTGCGACCGACGTGGTTACGCAGATGGACAAGGACGTGGAACTGCTCATCAGACAGCACCTTATGATGCAACGTCCCAACGATGGTTTTTTGGGTGAAGAGTTCGATTCGATCGAACCAACAAACGGATCTCAGCTGACCTGGGTGGTCGACCCAATCGATGGCACGGTCAACTACCTGTACGGCCTCGATGGCTACTCCGTTTCCGTCGCGGTTGTCGCGGGAACGCCGGACTCCGAGAGCTGGACGCAGGTTGCTGGCTGCGTGGTGCGAGTGTCGGACGGCATGACTTGGTGGGCTGGCAAGGGGCACGGCGCGTGGCGGGACGGCCACCCGATCCGGTGCAACGAGCCCCAAGGGCTTGGCAAATCGCTTGTCGGCACAGGGTTTGGTTATGACGCGGCGCTACGGGCGCAGCAAGCGCAGGTGCTCACCAAGGTGCTTCCAGCGGTGCGTGACATCCGCCGGATCGGCTCGGCCGCCGTTGACCTGTGTAGCATCGCTGATGGTTCACTGGACCTGTTCTACGAGCGTGGCCTGAGCGCTTGGGACATGGCGGCGGGTACGTTGATTGCCGCTGAAGCAGGGGCCGCTGTTATGGGGCTGCGCCAAGACAGGCCAAACAAGCTCA
- a CDS encoding DUF5998 family protein yields MTLASETNSAALSASIERSGYYPALVRSVLDCALAGEEITSHLVHMETTFVTSEVKRHITVLVLTPTRLVLAHVDDHAVEMTDPASSSQAVATTESVRLDTVRSVVLSHLVATPEEYTAQDTPIEVSLTIGWGSVSRIDIEPMQCPDPNCDSDHGYSGAVTSDDIVVRISATAEGKQAVAEAIAFSQALSRATAGL; encoded by the coding sequence GTGACCCTTGCAAGTGAAACTAATAGTGCCGCCCTGTCCGCATCGATTGAACGTTCTGGGTATTACCCTGCGCTAGTGCGGTCCGTCCTTGACTGTGCCCTAGCTGGAGAGGAGATTACCTCCCACCTGGTGCACATGGAGACCACGTTTGTGACCAGCGAGGTGAAACGGCACATTACGGTTTTGGTGCTGACTCCCACCCGGTTGGTGTTGGCCCACGTTGATGACCACGCCGTGGAGATGACCGACCCGGCTAGTTCGTCCCAAGCGGTTGCAACCACGGAGTCCGTGCGCCTTGATACGGTGCGTTCCGTGGTGCTGTCCCACCTCGTGGCAACTCCCGAGGAGTACACGGCCCAGGACACCCCGATCGAGGTTTCGCTGACGATCGGGTGGGGTTCGGTCTCCCGGATAGATATCGAACCCATGCAATGCCCTGACCCAAATTGCGACTCCGACCACGGATATTCCGGCGCTGTGACCAGCGACGACATTGTGGTTCGTATTAGCGCAACCGCAGAGGGTAAACAGGCTGTTGCGGAAGCCATCGCATTTTCCCAAGCATTGAGCAGGGCCACCGCCGGTCTATGA
- a CDS encoding GNAT family N-acetyltransferase → MTGQERPDNMLTPLSQRVEVWPKLPLPDDLGVVWRPLHATDAQRLYELIARAEEADQAHFRTSLVEVQEFFDGDWKNPETQSLVGVDQTGKFVVYGLIEMPPGDTSTRRAYLSGAVHPDSRTVGLGSACARWLTVAAQEHLARIDDAVPGRIATVLEDNAPEHAKIFTELGFTTQRFYRTLRRDLSQELPHIDLEPGLELLPYSEALDEPTRRAHNDAFRDHWGSQPKTSEDWNQGRAMFLPEGTFVVVDTAKLDEDGEPFVVGYLWSSKYEQDWATNGFTSGYIDILGVRRGYRGRKIGVGLLVAVMTQYRALGLQYAELDVDSANPSGALGIYTQLGFEVSSGSTMYSLEY, encoded by the coding sequence ATGACAGGCCAAGAACGACCAGATAACATGCTCACGCCGCTGTCACAACGGGTTGAGGTGTGGCCGAAGCTGCCGCTCCCGGATGACCTAGGAGTGGTGTGGCGGCCCCTACATGCCACGGATGCTCAGCGCCTGTACGAGCTCATTGCCCGGGCTGAGGAAGCAGACCAAGCGCATTTCCGTACGAGCCTGGTCGAAGTGCAAGAGTTCTTTGATGGTGACTGGAAAAATCCGGAGACCCAGTCACTCGTTGGGGTTGACCAAACCGGCAAGTTCGTGGTGTACGGCCTCATTGAAATGCCACCGGGGGATACGTCTACCCGCAGAGCGTACCTATCCGGTGCGGTGCACCCGGACTCGCGCACCGTAGGCTTGGGAAGCGCTTGCGCGCGGTGGTTAACCGTTGCCGCCCAAGAACACCTGGCCCGGATCGATGATGCGGTGCCCGGCCGGATCGCTACCGTGCTCGAAGATAATGCCCCCGAGCATGCCAAGATCTTCACGGAACTAGGGTTTACCACCCAGCGGTTTTATCGCACACTGCGCCGTGATCTGTCTCAAGAGTTGCCACACATTGACCTGGAACCGGGGCTGGAACTGCTGCCCTACTCGGAAGCACTCGATGAGCCGACGCGGCGAGCTCACAACGATGCCTTCCGGGATCACTGGGGTTCACAGCCTAAGACCTCTGAAGACTGGAACCAGGGGCGGGCCATGTTCCTGCCCGAGGGTACCTTCGTGGTGGTTGATACTGCCAAGCTTGACGAGGACGGCGAACCGTTCGTAGTGGGTTACCTGTGGTCGAGCAAGTACGAACAGGACTGGGCAACCAACGGTTTTACTTCCGGGTACATTGATATTCTCGGCGTACGCAGAGGGTACCGGGGACGCAAGATTGGTGTGGGTCTCCTTGTAGCTGTGATGACTCAGTACCGTGCGCTCGGCCTGCAATATGCGGAACTCGATGTGGACTCCGCCAACCCGTCGGGCGCCCTGGGTATCTATACCCAGTTGGGGTTCGAGGTCAGCAGTGGGTCAACCATGTACTCCCTCGAATACTGA